Proteins co-encoded in one Prescottella sp. R16 genomic window:
- a CDS encoding HAD-IA family hydrolase, which yields MRGLVLDFGGVLGGPGADGELMAGVVEQARRHGVRTAILSNDPGGPAGRGLRELAGPFVDVVVLSGDVGLAKPDRRIYELVAQRIGLDPGECVFVDDLVGNVRGAAAAGMVGVHHGDPVVAAEEIRILLGSDGVGTVERTER from the coding sequence GTGCGCGGGCTGGTGCTGGATTTCGGTGGAGTGCTCGGTGGTCCCGGTGCGGACGGTGAGCTCATGGCGGGCGTGGTGGAACAGGCGCGTCGACACGGGGTGCGGACGGCGATTCTGAGCAATGATCCGGGTGGTCCGGCAGGTCGGGGACTGCGGGAGCTGGCGGGGCCGTTCGTGGACGTCGTCGTGCTGTCGGGGGATGTGGGGCTGGCGAAGCCGGATCGGCGGATCTACGAGTTGGTGGCGCAGCGGATCGGGCTCGACCCGGGTGAGTGCGTGTTCGTCGACGACCTCGTCGGGAATGTGCGGGGTGCGGCGGCTGCGGGCATGGTGGGTGTGCATCACGGGGATCCGGTGGTGGCGGCGGAAGAGATCCGGATTCTTCTGGGTTCGGACGGTGTGGGCACGGTCGAGCGGACGGAGCGGTAG
- the secA gene encoding preprotein translocase subunit SecA yields the protein MPSLSLSKLLRVGEGRMVKRLKSIAEHVDALSPDYESLSDDQLRAKTDEFRKRYADGESLDELLPEAFAVAREASHRVLGQKHYLVQIMGGAALHFGNVAEMKTGEGKTLTCVLPAYLNAISGDGVHVVTVNDYLAKRDSEWMGRVHRLLGLETSVILSGLSPAQRREAYAADITYGTNNEFGFDYLRDNMTHTLDDLVQRGHNFAIVDEVDSILIDEARTPLIISGPADASSKWYGEFARIAPLLKKDVHYEVDIKKRTVGVHEAGVEFVEDQLGIDNLYEAANSPLVSYLNNAIKAKELYQRDKDYIVRDGEVIIVDEFTGRILVGRRYNEGMHQAIEAKERVEIKAENQTLATITLQNYFRLYDKLSGMTGTAETEAAELHQTYSLGVIPIPTNKPLIRVDQGDLIYKTEEAKFDAVVDDVVERHHKGQPVLIGTTSVERSEYLSKQFTKRGVAHSVLNAKFHEQEATIVAEAGRSGAVTVATNMAGRGTDVVLGGNPDIIADLVLRKQGLDPVHNPDEYETAWDEVLEKVKAEVKADAEKVRAAGGLYVLGTERHESRRIDNQLRGRSGRQGDPGESRFYLSLGDELMRRFNGAALESIMTRLNLPDDVPIEAKMVSKAIKSAQTQVEQQNFEIRKNVLKYDEVMNQQRTVIYDERRRILEGENLEGQVESMITAVVTAYVDGATAEGYVEDWDLEQLWSALKTLYPVGIDYRDLVGDDAADSDLDRAGLLDALLTDARAAYATREQQIDEIAGEGGMRELERRVLLSVLDRKWREHLYEMDYLKEGIGLRAMAQRDPLVEYQREGYDMFTAMLDGLKEESVGFLFNLQVEAGTPQGGGAPVSVTAASAAAAASGGPALGQQAPAPALAAKGLDEGRPSGLTLSGPAEDGSAHVSRISGDTDAPAGTRRERREAARAEAKRPKSKRKR from the coding sequence GTGCCGTCACTGTCGCTATCGAAGTTGCTCCGTGTAGGTGAAGGCCGCATGGTCAAGCGGCTCAAGAGCATCGCCGAGCACGTCGATGCCCTGTCTCCCGACTACGAGTCGCTGTCCGACGACCAGTTGCGCGCCAAGACCGACGAGTTCCGTAAGCGCTACGCCGACGGGGAATCGCTCGACGAGTTGCTGCCCGAGGCCTTCGCGGTCGCCCGGGAGGCGTCGCACCGGGTGCTGGGGCAGAAGCACTACCTCGTGCAGATCATGGGTGGCGCGGCCCTGCACTTCGGCAACGTCGCCGAGATGAAGACCGGTGAGGGCAAGACCCTGACCTGTGTGCTGCCGGCGTACCTGAACGCGATCTCCGGGGACGGCGTGCACGTCGTCACCGTCAACGACTATCTCGCCAAGCGTGACTCCGAGTGGATGGGCCGCGTGCACCGCCTCCTCGGCCTCGAGACCAGCGTGATCCTGTCCGGGCTGAGTCCCGCGCAGCGTCGTGAGGCGTACGCGGCCGACATCACGTACGGCACCAACAACGAGTTCGGGTTCGACTACCTGCGCGACAACATGACGCACACGCTCGACGATCTCGTCCAGCGCGGGCACAACTTCGCGATCGTCGACGAGGTCGACTCGATCCTCATCGACGAGGCCCGCACCCCGCTGATCATCTCCGGCCCGGCGGACGCGTCGAGCAAGTGGTACGGCGAGTTCGCCCGTATCGCGCCGCTGCTGAAGAAGGACGTCCACTACGAGGTGGACATCAAGAAGCGCACCGTCGGCGTGCACGAGGCAGGTGTCGAGTTCGTCGAGGACCAGCTCGGCATCGACAACCTGTACGAGGCCGCGAACTCGCCGCTGGTGAGCTACCTCAACAACGCCATCAAGGCGAAGGAGCTGTACCAGCGCGACAAGGACTACATCGTCCGCGACGGCGAGGTCATCATCGTCGACGAGTTCACCGGACGTATCCTCGTCGGCCGCCGCTACAACGAGGGCATGCACCAGGCGATCGAGGCCAAGGAACGCGTCGAGATCAAGGCCGAGAACCAGACTCTCGCCACGATCACGCTGCAGAACTACTTCCGCCTGTACGACAAGCTGTCCGGCATGACCGGTACCGCCGAGACCGAGGCGGCCGAACTGCACCAGACGTACAGCCTGGGCGTCATCCCGATCCCCACGAACAAGCCGCTGATCCGTGTCGACCAGGGCGACCTGATCTACAAGACGGAGGAAGCGAAGTTCGACGCGGTCGTCGACGATGTCGTCGAGCGGCACCACAAGGGCCAGCCGGTCCTGATCGGTACCACCAGCGTCGAGCGCTCCGAGTATCTGTCGAAGCAGTTCACCAAGCGCGGTGTCGCGCACAGTGTGCTCAACGCCAAGTTCCACGAGCAGGAGGCGACGATCGTCGCCGAGGCCGGTCGGTCCGGCGCGGTCACCGTCGCCACCAACATGGCCGGTCGTGGCACCGACGTCGTGCTCGGCGGAAACCCGGACATCATCGCCGACCTCGTGCTGCGCAAGCAGGGTCTCGACCCGGTGCACAATCCGGACGAGTACGAGACGGCGTGGGACGAGGTCCTCGAGAAGGTCAAGGCCGAGGTCAAGGCGGACGCCGAGAAGGTTCGTGCCGCCGGTGGCCTGTACGTGCTGGGCACCGAACGGCACGAGTCGCGTCGTATCGACAACCAGCTGCGCGGCCGCTCCGGTCGTCAGGGCGATCCGGGCGAGTCCCGGTTCTACCTGTCCCTCGGTGACGAGCTGATGCGCCGGTTCAACGGTGCGGCCCTCGAATCGATCATGACGCGCCTGAATCTGCCCGACGACGTCCCGATCGAGGCGAAGATGGTCTCGAAGGCGATCAAGAGCGCGCAGACGCAGGTCGAGCAGCAGAACTTCGAGATCCGCAAGAACGTCCTCAAGTACGACGAGGTGATGAACCAGCAGCGCACCGTCATCTACGACGAGCGTCGCCGCATCCTCGAGGGTGAGAACCTCGAGGGCCAGGTCGAGTCGATGATCACCGCGGTGGTCACCGCGTACGTCGACGGGGCCACCGCGGAAGGCTACGTCGAGGACTGGGATCTCGAGCAGCTGTGGTCGGCACTGAAGACGCTGTACCCGGTCGGCATCGACTACCGGGACCTCGTCGGTGACGACGCCGCCGACTCGGATCTCGACCGGGCCGGGCTGCTCGACGCGTTGCTGACGGATGCGCGCGCCGCGTACGCGACCCGAGAGCAGCAGATCGACGAGATCGCCGGCGAGGGCGGCATGCGGGAGCTCGAGCGTCGGGTGCTGCTGTCCGTGCTGGACCGCAAGTGGCGCGAGCATCTGTACGAGATGGACTACCTCAAGGAAGGCATCGGCCTGCGGGCGATGGCGCAGCGCGATCCACTGGTCGAGTACCAGCGGGAGGGCTACGACATGTTCACCGCGATGCTCGACGGCCTCAAGGAGGAGTCGGTCGGCTTCCTGTTCAACCTGCAGGTCGAGGCGGGCACCCCGCAGGGTGGCGGTGCACCGGTGAGTGTGACCGCGGCGTCGGCGGCTGCCGCGGCGTCGGGCGGCCCGGCCCTGGGGCAGCAGGCCCCGGCTCCCGCCCTCGCGGCGAAGGGCCTCGACGAGGGCCGGCCGAGCGGCCTGACCCTGTCGGGTCCGGCGGAGGACGGCAGCGCCCACGTCAGCCGGATCTCGGGCGACACCGACGCCCCGGCCGGAACCCGCCGGGAGCGGCGGGAAGCGGCCCGGGCCGAGGCGAAGCGACCGAAGTCCAAGCGCAAGCGCTGA
- the mtrA gene encoding MtrAB system response regulator MtrA, producing MKPRILVVDDDTALAEMLTIVLRGEGFEPYVVGDGSQALAAVRETRPDLVLLDLMLPGMNGIDVCRVLRAESGVPIVMLTAKTDTVDVVLGLESGADDYIMKPFKPKELVARVRARLRRTEEEPAEILSIGEIMIDVPAHKVTRDNALISLTPLEFDLLVALARKPRQVFTREVLLEQVWGYRHAADTRLVNVHVQRLRAKVEKDPENPEVVLTVRGVGYKAGPP from the coding sequence ATGAAGCCAAGGATTCTGGTCGTCGACGATGACACGGCGCTCGCCGAGATGCTCACCATCGTGCTGCGCGGTGAGGGATTCGAGCCGTACGTGGTGGGTGACGGTAGCCAGGCGTTGGCCGCGGTGCGCGAGACGCGGCCGGATCTGGTGCTGTTGGATCTCATGCTTCCCGGCATGAACGGCATCGACGTGTGCCGGGTACTGCGGGCCGAGTCGGGCGTCCCGATCGTCATGCTGACCGCGAAGACCGACACCGTCGACGTCGTCCTCGGCCTCGAGTCCGGTGCGGACGACTACATCATGAAGCCGTTCAAGCCGAAGGAGCTGGTGGCCCGGGTGCGGGCGCGGCTGCGCCGCACCGAGGAGGAGCCGGCGGAGATCCTGAGCATCGGCGAGATCATGATCGACGTGCCGGCGCACAAGGTGACGCGGGACAACGCGCTCATCTCGCTGACGCCGCTCGAGTTCGATCTGCTCGTCGCGCTGGCCCGCAAGCCGCGCCAGGTCTTCACCCGTGAGGTGCTGCTCGAGCAGGTGTGGGGCTACCGGCATGCTGCCGACACCCGCCTGGTGAACGTGCACGTGCAGCGGTTGCGTGCGAAGGTCGAGAAGGATCCCGAGAATCCCGAGGTGGTCCTGACGGTCAGGGGGGTCGGCTACAAGGCCGGACCGCCGTGA
- a CDS encoding ComF family protein, with translation MRALLDLILPVECGGCGAPGTSWCDGCRRLLADVPIEVHTRVDTGVEVWALGPYSGPRRRAVIAAKERGRRDLADPLGRALSGALGRLRRWGELDPAGPLVLVPAPSRPRAARGRGGDPVLRAAQVAATATGGCRVVPALTMRVGVRDSVGLSAARRQQNLAGRIRFTAAGTGLRRGGGEWGSQVVLVDDVVTTGATVAESVRVLASAGVAVTAALVVAAA, from the coding sequence GTGCGTGCGCTACTGGACCTGATCCTTCCCGTCGAGTGCGGCGGGTGCGGTGCCCCCGGCACATCGTGGTGCGACGGCTGTCGCCGACTGCTGGCGGACGTACCGATCGAGGTGCACACCCGCGTCGACACCGGGGTCGAGGTGTGGGCGCTCGGCCCCTATTCCGGTCCGCGTCGGCGCGCGGTGATCGCGGCGAAGGAGCGGGGCCGCCGCGATCTTGCAGATCCGCTGGGGCGTGCGTTGTCGGGTGCGCTGGGGCGGCTGCGGCGGTGGGGCGAACTGGATCCGGCGGGTCCGCTCGTGCTGGTGCCGGCCCCGTCCCGGCCGCGGGCCGCCCGCGGCCGCGGTGGGGATCCGGTGCTGCGGGCCGCGCAGGTCGCGGCGACCGCCACGGGCGGCTGCCGGGTAGTGCCGGCGTTGACGATGCGGGTCGGGGTGCGGGATTCGGTGGGACTGTCGGCGGCGCGGCGACAACAGAATCTGGCGGGCCGGATCCGGTTCACGGCCGCGGGGACCGGGTTGCGGCGCGGTGGAGGCGAGTGGGGCTCTCAGGTGGTGCTCGTCGACGACGTCGTCACGACGGGGGCGACGGTGGCCGAGTCCGTTCGGGTGCTGGCATCGGCGGGTGTGGCGGTGACGGCGGCCCTCGTCGTCGCGGCCGCGTGA
- a CDS encoding dTMP kinase produces the protein MGTLIALEGLDGAGKRTLVGKVVARLEQRGTRVATLDFPRYGTSIHADLASEALKGGHGDLAGSVHAMAVMFALDRAGAADTLRDLVAAHDIVILDRYVASNAAYGAARLHEHADGEFVAWVDALEFGRLGMPRPDLQLYLDVPVALAEERARRREAEDSARALDAYEKDSGLQARTGAVYRELATANWNSEWWTVSPDADPDDLADRLTLVQ, from the coding sequence GTGGGAACTCTGATCGCCCTGGAGGGGCTGGACGGCGCGGGTAAGCGCACTCTCGTCGGCAAGGTGGTGGCTCGGCTCGAGCAGCGGGGGACGCGGGTCGCGACACTCGACTTTCCCCGCTACGGCACGTCGATCCACGCGGATCTGGCGTCGGAGGCACTCAAGGGCGGCCACGGTGACCTGGCCGGGTCGGTGCATGCGATGGCCGTGATGTTCGCGCTGGACCGGGCCGGTGCGGCCGATACGCTGCGGGACCTGGTCGCCGCCCACGACATCGTGATCCTGGATCGGTACGTGGCGTCCAATGCGGCGTACGGTGCGGCGCGGCTGCACGAGCACGCGGACGGCGAGTTCGTGGCGTGGGTCGACGCACTCGAGTTCGGCCGGCTCGGGATGCCGCGCCCCGATCTGCAGTTGTACCTGGACGTTCCGGTCGCGCTCGCCGAGGAGCGGGCCCGGCGCCGCGAGGCCGAGGACAGTGCGCGGGCGTTGGACGCCTACGAGAAGGACAGCGGGCTGCAGGCGCGGACCGGTGCCGTCTACCGCGAGCTGGCCACCGCGAACTGGAATTCCGAGTGGTGGACGGTTTCGCCGGATGCGGATCCGGACGACCTGGCCGATAGGCTGACACTCGTGCAGTAA
- a CDS encoding Rv3235 family protein, translated as MDSAQYAAHRFLSPAPRFEPSTAEEPGRRNGPLSSPVSSARRSPHDGRPPHRPRPAAVDASDAHRFAEHALRLVLEVVDRRRPPAQLRAVAVPAVVDVVHYLARSAPPAGRPGPATRVRVHVRPVRPGAAEVFGTYNRSGRVFAVAARIERGHDAHPADWTVTALQIA; from the coding sequence ATGGACAGTGCGCAGTACGCCGCCCACCGTTTTCTTTCTCCCGCACCACGATTCGAGCCGTCCACGGCCGAGGAACCGGGGCGGCGCAACGGGCCGTTGTCGTCTCCGGTGTCGTCCGCTCGACGTTCCCCGCACGACGGCCGTCCCCCGCACCGTCCGCGGCCGGCCGCGGTGGACGCCTCGGACGCCCACCGGTTCGCCGAACATGCGTTGCGACTGGTACTGGAGGTCGTCGATCGCCGACGTCCGCCGGCGCAGTTGCGTGCCGTCGCGGTTCCCGCCGTCGTCGACGTCGTGCACTATCTGGCACGGTCGGCTCCCCCGGCCGGTCGGCCCGGTCCTGCGACCCGGGTGCGGGTCCACGTCCGCCCGGTGCGGCCCGGTGCCGCCGAGGTGTTCGGCACCTACAACCGCAGCGGCCGGGTGTTCGCCGTGGCCGCGCGTATCGAACGCGGTCACGACGCCCACCCGGCCGACTGGACGGTCACGGCTCTGCAGATCGCCTGA
- the lpqB gene encoding MtrAB system accessory lipoprotein LpqB: protein MSCRKRGGTRASAVLALLVAMVTVVAGCANLPDSSAPQAIGTVDRSPVTTSVEAPAPGREPDLLLRDFFRAGTDPANRHLAARQYLTENASEHWDDAASATIVEKIDLILESRSSERAVYRVRANRVGQLEPGGLYQAMDGDYEAKFSWVRVDGQWRIDELPNGVVMDRPEFLNTYQRRSLYFLDPTAQTVVPDPRWIAAAPDQVATQLIGLLIDGPKPSLAGAVRNELGAGVSILGSVTKADGRTSQVGVGLGGIRVDFQGLGTMNAQTRELLAAQVVWTLTNADISGPYVLLADGQPLDQRYPDGWTSADVASFNPLATTGASVALHALRAGGMVRVQDGAVTPVPGYFGASDNLRSVALSRDGTLTAAVADTRRPPPAEQNALVVGTYDGNVATALEAQSVTRPTWAFDGTTVWAVVNGSTVVRVVRETSTGKLTVTGVEAAAVTALGGPITELRLSRDGVRAAMIVDGNVYIATVTRLDDGTYTLTSPRAVAYGLGGRAVSLDWNGAESIVVARDTSEVPVVKIAIDGSRMDSMPSRNLTAPVRSVEASPSTEYVADARAVFQLNNNDPAGDRYWREVPGLGGRDSVPILPG, encoded by the coding sequence GTGTCGTGCCGGAAGCGGGGCGGAACCCGAGCGTCGGCGGTTCTCGCGCTGCTCGTGGCGATGGTGACGGTGGTCGCCGGATGTGCGAACCTGCCGGACTCGTCGGCGCCCCAGGCCATCGGCACGGTCGACCGGTCCCCGGTGACGACGAGCGTGGAGGCACCGGCACCGGGACGGGAACCGGATCTGCTGCTGCGTGACTTCTTCCGGGCCGGCACCGATCCGGCCAACCGGCATCTGGCGGCACGCCAATATCTGACCGAGAACGCCTCCGAGCACTGGGACGACGCGGCGAGCGCCACGATCGTCGAGAAGATCGACCTGATCCTCGAATCGCGTTCGTCGGAGCGGGCCGTGTACAGGGTTCGCGCCAATCGGGTCGGGCAGCTCGAGCCCGGTGGCCTGTACCAGGCGATGGACGGCGACTACGAGGCCAAGTTCAGCTGGGTCCGGGTCGACGGGCAGTGGCGGATCGACGAGCTGCCGAACGGGGTCGTCATGGATCGGCCCGAGTTTCTGAACACGTACCAGCGGCGGTCGCTGTACTTCCTCGATCCGACGGCGCAGACCGTGGTCCCGGATCCGCGGTGGATCGCGGCCGCACCCGATCAGGTCGCGACACAGCTGATCGGGCTGCTGATCGACGGCCCCAAGCCGTCGCTCGCCGGCGCGGTCCGCAACGAACTCGGTGCGGGCGTGTCGATCCTGGGGTCCGTGACGAAGGCGGACGGCCGGACCTCTCAGGTCGGTGTCGGGCTCGGCGGGATCCGGGTCGACTTCCAGGGCCTCGGGACGATGAACGCCCAGACGCGGGAACTGCTTGCCGCCCAAGTGGTCTGGACGTTGACGAACGCCGACATCTCGGGTCCGTACGTGCTGCTCGCGGACGGGCAGCCGCTGGACCAGCGCTACCCGGACGGGTGGACGTCCGCGGACGTGGCGTCGTTCAACCCGCTGGCCACGACGGGCGCGTCCGTGGCCCTGCACGCGTTGCGGGCGGGCGGCATGGTGCGCGTCCAGGACGGTGCGGTCACCCCGGTGCCCGGCTATTTCGGGGCGTCGGACAATCTCCGGTCGGTGGCCCTGTCGCGGGACGGGACCCTGACCGCGGCGGTCGCGGACACGCGGCGTCCGCCGCCGGCCGAGCAGAACGCGCTCGTCGTGGGCACCTACGACGGGAACGTCGCCACGGCACTCGAGGCACAGAGCGTGACCCGTCCGACGTGGGCGTTCGACGGCACCACGGTGTGGGCCGTCGTGAACGGGTCGACGGTGGTGCGGGTGGTGCGCGAGACGAGTACCGGCAAACTCACCGTCACCGGTGTCGAGGCGGCCGCGGTCACTGCGCTCGGTGGTCCGATCACCGAACTGCGTCTGTCCCGGGACGGGGTGCGGGCGGCGATGATCGTCGACGGGAACGTGTACATCGCGACCGTCACCCGGCTCGACGACGGCACCTACACGCTGACCAGTCCGCGGGCGGTGGCGTACGGGCTGGGTGGCCGGGCGGTGTCGCTGGACTGGAACGGAGCCGAGAGCATCGTCGTCGCCCGGGACACGTCCGAGGTGCCGGTGGTGAAGATCGCGATCGACGGGTCCCGGATGGACTCGATGCCGAGCCGCAATCTCACGGCGCCCGTCCGGTCGGTGGAGGCGTCACCGAGCACCGAGTACGTCGCCGACGCGCGGGCGGTGTTCCAGCTGAACAACAACGATCCCGCGGGGGACCGGTACTGGCGTGAGGTGCCCGGCCTCGGCGGTCGGGACTCGGTGCCGATCCTGCCGGGCTGA
- the hpf gene encoding ribosome hibernation-promoting factor, HPF/YfiA family, with amino-acid sequence MTTPTKASIFVEEDTADTTDTAQATAPSNGTNAEIVVKGRNVEVPEHFRTYVSEKLARLERFDPTIFHFDVELQHERNRRQAKSCQRVEITARGKGPVVRAEASADSFYAAFESVTAKLESRLRRTKDRRRVHYGDKTPVSVAQATAELARDDSLAIDHDIDWEGQVPHGPGQIVRTKEHSSEPMTVDDALYEMELVGHDFFLFHDKETDRPSVVYRRHAFDYGLIRLT; translated from the coding sequence GTGACGACCCCTACCAAGGCCTCGATCTTCGTCGAAGAAGACACCGCGGACACCACCGACACCGCGCAGGCCACAGCTCCGTCGAACGGCACCAACGCCGAAATCGTCGTCAAAGGACGGAACGTGGAGGTTCCGGAACACTTCCGAACCTACGTCTCCGAGAAGCTCGCACGACTCGAGCGTTTCGATCCCACGATCTTCCACTTCGATGTGGAACTCCAACACGAACGCAACCGCCGCCAGGCCAAGAGTTGCCAGCGGGTCGAGATCACCGCACGGGGCAAGGGACCTGTGGTCCGTGCGGAAGCCAGCGCGGACAGTTTCTATGCCGCGTTCGAATCGGTGACCGCCAAGTTGGAGAGCCGACTCCGGCGCACGAAGGATCGTCGTCGCGTTCACTACGGGGACAAGACCCCGGTCTCCGTCGCACAGGCGACCGCGGAACTCGCCCGGGACGATTCGCTCGCCATCGACCACGACATCGACTGGGAGGGGCAGGTTCCGCACGGGCCGGGTCAGATCGTTCGTACGAAGGAACACTCGTCCGAACCGATGACCGTCGACGACGCCCTGTACGAGATGGAACTGGTCGGTCACGACTTCTTCCTGTTCCACGACAAGGAGACCGATCGGCCTTCCGTCGTGTACCGCCGTCATGCGTTCGACTACGGGTTGATCCGGCTGACCTGA
- the mtrB gene encoding MtrAB system histidine kinase MtrB yields the protein MIGPRRNRRSNRAFAPLVRWSRASSNWLAHVWRRSLQLRVVVSTLSLSLIVITILGVVLTSQITDRLLEAKITAATEEMDRARGTVEAQLAGADDSGSLKVRLEAARLVLTNREPDSGQNAGSAGTFDPVLIVPGDGPREPTYAGPVDQIPSSLRDFVHASQIAYQFATVTDPDGYTGPALIIGSPTASDISTLELYLVFPLASEDRSLSLVRGTMLIGGAVLAVLLAAISMLVARQVVLPIRSASRIAVRFADGRLKERMPVRGEDDMARLAMSFNEMAESLSKQITQLEEFGNLQKRFTSDVSHELRTPLTTVRMAADLIHDSSDDLDPVLKRSSELLVAELDRFESLLGDLLEISRHDAGVAELASEQLDLRMCARAAVSTVRHLAKETSTELIVDLPDDPVVAEVDPRRVERILRNLLANAIDHGEGKPVLLRLRADDDAAAFIVRDQGVGLRPGEEKLVFNRFWRSDPSRVRRSGGTGLGLAISVEDANLHNGTLEAWGEPGNGACFRLTLPRVRGRKVSRSPLPLKPSSGKLVQGRPLPGTAAEAAFLAEGLSSTDVPAPRNTGADSAAAQADDPGPVPQPAAPARPAVAYPPDANSAVPRTGSDRLPSAPDDREPES from the coding sequence GTGATCGGTCCCCGTAGGAACCGGCGGTCGAACCGCGCGTTCGCGCCGCTGGTCCGCTGGAGTCGAGCATCGAGCAACTGGCTCGCCCACGTGTGGCGGCGCTCGCTCCAGCTTCGGGTCGTCGTGTCGACCCTGTCGCTGTCCCTGATCGTGATCACGATTCTCGGTGTCGTGCTCACGAGCCAGATCACCGACCGGTTGCTCGAGGCCAAGATCACCGCCGCCACGGAGGAGATGGATCGTGCCCGCGGCACCGTCGAGGCGCAGTTGGCGGGAGCAGACGACAGTGGCTCGCTCAAGGTGCGGTTGGAGGCGGCCCGGCTGGTCCTGACCAACCGGGAACCCGACAGTGGGCAGAACGCGGGGTCGGCGGGCACCTTCGATCCGGTGCTGATCGTGCCCGGCGACGGCCCCCGTGAGCCCACGTATGCGGGCCCGGTGGATCAGATTCCGTCCAGCCTGCGGGATTTCGTGCACGCCAGCCAGATCGCGTACCAGTTCGCGACGGTCACCGACCCGGACGGCTACACCGGTCCGGCCCTGATCATCGGCAGCCCGACGGCGTCGGACATCTCGACGCTCGAGCTGTACCTGGTGTTCCCACTGGCCAGTGAGGATCGCAGCCTGTCGCTGGTGCGCGGCACGATGCTCATCGGTGGTGCGGTGCTGGCGGTGTTGCTGGCGGCGATCTCGATGCTCGTGGCCCGCCAGGTGGTGCTGCCGATCCGGTCGGCGTCGCGGATCGCGGTGCGGTTCGCCGACGGCCGGCTCAAGGAGCGGATGCCGGTGCGCGGTGAGGACGACATGGCGCGGCTGGCGATGTCGTTCAACGAGATGGCCGAGAGCCTGTCGAAGCAGATCACCCAGCTCGAAGAGTTCGGCAATCTGCAGAAACGGTTCACATCCGATGTCAGCCACGAGCTGCGGACACCGCTCACCACGGTCCGGATGGCGGCCGACCTGATCCACGACAGCAGCGACGACCTCGATCCTGTGCTCAAACGGTCGTCGGAACTGTTGGTGGCGGAACTGGACCGCTTCGAGAGCCTGCTCGGTGATCTGCTGGAGATCTCCCGGCACGACGCGGGCGTCGCGGAGCTGGCGTCCGAGCAGCTGGATCTGCGGATGTGTGCACGGGCCGCGGTCTCGACGGTGCGGCATCTCGCGAAGGAGACGTCGACCGAGTTGATCGTGGATCTGCCGGACGATCCGGTGGTCGCGGAGGTCGATCCGCGGCGGGTCGAACGGATCCTGCGGAACCTGCTGGCCAACGCGATCGACCACGGTGAGGGCAAGCCGGTGCTGTTGCGGCTGCGTGCCGACGACGATGCTGCCGCGTTCATCGTGCGGGACCAGGGCGTCGGTCTGCGTCCCGGTGAGGAGAAGCTGGTTTTCAACCGGTTCTGGCGGTCGGATCCGTCGCGGGTCCGACGTTCCGGTGGTACCGGTCTGGGGCTGGCGATCAGCGTCGAGGACGCGAACCTGCACAACGGCACCCTCGAAGCGTGGGGTGAGCCCGGGAACGGCGCGTGCTTCCGGTTGACGTTGCCGCGGGTCCGGGGACGCAAGGTGAGCCGCAGTCCACTGCCGCTCAAGCCGTCGTCCGGGAAGCTGGTGCAGGGCCGGCCGTTGCCGGGTACCGCGGCCGAGGCGGCTTTCCTCGCAGAAGGGCTGTCGTCGACCGATGTGCCCGCCCCGCGCAACACCGGAGCCGACTCCGCCGCCGCCCAGGCCGACGACCCCGGCCCGGTGCCGCAGCCCGCCGCTCCGGCCCGCCCGGCCGTGGCCTATCCGCCCGACGCGAACTCGGCGGTGCCGCGGACCGGCTCGGATCGTCTGCCCTCGGCCCCCGACGATCGTGAGCCCGAATCGTGA